Proteins from one Pirellulaceae bacterium genomic window:
- the eutH gene encoding ethanolamine utilization protein EutH, whose translation MGTIVLWIVMGCAVLGALAAIRDPNRGLGREFMQGLESIGPIFLPVAGIMASIPFLMMGIKGLFGPIFGLVGADPAMAATTFIAVDMGGYQLAKELANPIDAQSTGNWIMAMIVGYMAGATIIFSIPVGLAMLEQRDQKYMALGIMSGILSIPIGVATSSIIIALQMPLVRGEISTADPASAELLLTFPQLVFNLVPLILFVVLLALGLRFIPDAMIRIFMIFGRGLDAAIKLVLVATIVETFTGVFSATIGWWGFNPIIEHDGELDALEIAGYIGLMLTGAFPMVYLIQKFLARPMESIGQRLGLEGAGAAGLLATLANILAMFRLVKDMRPKDKVLNIAFAVCAAFMFGDHLAFTVNFQPTLVSPILLGKLAGGCCGFALAYWLSVPKTIELEQLDNAEQTRKSDESVDAEPPTIAKVMDSSNPTES comes from the coding sequence ATGGGAACGATCGTACTCTGGATCGTGATGGGCTGTGCAGTGCTGGGAGCGTTGGCGGCTATTCGCGATCCCAACCGTGGACTCGGACGGGAATTCATGCAAGGCCTGGAAAGCATCGGGCCTATCTTTTTGCCAGTAGCGGGAATCATGGCCTCGATTCCCTTTTTGATGATGGGCATCAAGGGACTGTTTGGCCCAATTTTCGGCCTCGTAGGCGCCGACCCAGCGATGGCCGCAACCACTTTCATTGCCGTCGACATGGGCGGATATCAGTTAGCCAAAGAACTCGCCAATCCAATTGACGCACAGTCAACCGGCAACTGGATTATGGCGATGATCGTTGGTTATATGGCGGGAGCGACAATCATCTTTTCCATTCCGGTTGGCTTAGCGATGCTAGAGCAGCGAGATCAAAAATACATGGCATTGGGAATCATGTCCGGTATTTTGAGTATTCCAATCGGCGTGGCAACTTCGTCGATCATTATCGCTCTACAAATGCCGCTCGTACGAGGCGAGATCTCGACGGCGGATCCCGCAAGTGCCGAACTGCTGCTGACCTTTCCTCAACTTGTGTTCAACTTGGTACCGTTAATACTTTTTGTCGTGTTGTTGGCATTGGGCCTACGATTCATCCCCGATGCAATGATCCGCATTTTCATGATCTTTGGCCGTGGCTTGGATGCTGCGATTAAATTGGTACTGGTGGCTACAATCGTGGAAACATTTACCGGAGTGTTTTCCGCAACCATCGGCTGGTGGGGCTTCAATCCAATCATCGAACACGACGGCGAGCTCGATGCATTAGAAATCGCCGGTTACATTGGGCTCATGCTCACCGGCGCGTTTCCCATGGTCTACTTGATCCAAAAGTTCCTCGCGCGTCCGATGGAATCAATTGGCCAACGCTTGGGTCTGGAAGGCGCCGGTGCGGCTGGATTACTGGCCACCTTGGCGAACATCTTGGCCATGTTTCGGTTGGTCAAAGACATGCGTCCCAAAGACAAAGTTTTGAACATCGCTTTTGCAGTCTGCGCAGCCTTCATGTTCGGTGACCATCTAGCCTTCACGGTGAATTTCCAACCCACCCTCGTATCACCTATCCTGCTTGGAAAATTGGCGGGCGGTTGCTGCGGCTTCGCGCTGGCCTATTGGTTAAGCGTTCCCAAAACAATCGAACTCGAACAGTTGGACAACGCTGAACAAACTCGCAAGTCCGACGAATCAGTGGACGCCGAACCTCCAACAATCGCCAAGGTGATGGATTCATCCAACCCAACCGAGTCATAA
- a CDS encoding sigma-54-dependent Fis family transcriptional regulator: MRVALSNQPRTFGSSMELSNEIRRIQSFPEDYPFALEILVEQAQYVDLDGFLDYALPRVAEHLSASYVAVVDAQQGHWQTLRETGGLTGSLPTILLGDALDSEEVRLQAPWLAAPLQVRPSTGELLVAQFQAETPDATRLRFDMLAATIGTSVKRLLTRHRNQRRLQRLEAILEIAGQWNQNLETEPLLCQMAETSTRLLGAERASIFIWDRPQQLLVGRPALGVDDGELRIPDDEGIVGQVVQTGEVRRVDQDDTRNAINREVDQQLGFETRTLLCVPLRGRKGKILGAFEMINKQDGNFSPEDESGLVELAGHAAIALENSQHIEQLLESRKQIAQQAADSVQLIGETPAVQKLRDSVQRVAATDLALLILGENGTGKEVVSQMVHYLSKRRDEPFIAVNCAALTETLLESELFGHEKGAFTDAHEPRAGKFELASGGTLFLDEIGDLSLSGQAKLLRVLEEKVVVRVGGSIPIPTDTRVVAATNQNLGEMVRDRRFREDLFFRLNVVTVQMPPLRERVDDIVLLADFFLQDFCVRAGRQPPVLTDAAIKRLRQHAWPGNVRELRNLMERLAFLTQGDRIDVEDLAFIISPGRTGEIAPISLELSLADATKQFQADYISKHIESTGGNMSDAARRLGLHRSNLYRKMRQLDMSTDEDDES, encoded by the coding sequence ATGCGAGTCGCCCTCTCGAATCAACCCAGGACATTCGGCAGCAGCATGGAGCTGAGCAACGAAATTCGGCGAATTCAGTCGTTCCCGGAAGATTACCCCTTCGCACTCGAGATTCTCGTTGAACAGGCTCAGTACGTGGACCTAGACGGATTTCTAGATTATGCGCTGCCACGCGTCGCAGAGCATCTTTCGGCGAGCTACGTGGCGGTCGTTGATGCCCAACAGGGACATTGGCAAACTTTAAGGGAGACGGGTGGCCTGACCGGCTCTTTGCCGACGATTTTATTGGGCGACGCACTCGATTCTGAAGAAGTCAGGCTGCAGGCTCCCTGGTTGGCTGCCCCGCTTCAGGTTCGTCCCTCAACGGGCGAATTATTGGTGGCCCAATTTCAAGCCGAGACTCCCGATGCTACGCGGTTGCGCTTTGACATGCTGGCTGCCACGATCGGAACTTCCGTAAAACGGCTGCTGACCCGACATCGCAATCAACGGCGTTTACAGCGTTTGGAAGCCATTTTAGAAATCGCGGGCCAATGGAATCAAAATCTCGAAACCGAACCGTTGCTCTGCCAGATGGCTGAAACGTCGACGCGGCTTCTCGGGGCGGAACGAGCCAGCATTTTTATTTGGGATCGACCGCAACAGCTGCTTGTCGGGCGACCTGCTTTGGGTGTTGATGATGGTGAATTGCGTATTCCCGATGACGAGGGAATCGTTGGGCAGGTTGTGCAAACAGGTGAGGTACGTCGAGTCGATCAAGATGACACTCGAAATGCCATCAATCGTGAAGTCGATCAGCAGTTGGGTTTTGAAACCCGCACCTTGCTGTGTGTTCCGCTTCGAGGGCGCAAGGGCAAAATCCTCGGCGCCTTTGAAATGATCAACAAGCAGGATGGCAACTTTTCACCGGAGGACGAGTCGGGATTGGTTGAGCTTGCGGGGCATGCGGCGATTGCCTTGGAGAACAGCCAACATATCGAGCAGTTGCTAGAAAGTCGCAAGCAGATTGCTCAACAAGCAGCCGACTCCGTTCAATTGATTGGTGAGACGCCGGCGGTGCAGAAGTTGCGAGATTCGGTGCAACGTGTCGCTGCCACCGATTTGGCACTGTTGATTCTGGGTGAAAATGGTACAGGAAAAGAAGTCGTCAGCCAGATGGTGCATTACTTGAGCAAGCGGCGCGACGAGCCCTTCATCGCGGTCAATTGTGCCGCGCTGACCGAAACCTTATTGGAGAGCGAGCTGTTTGGTCACGAGAAAGGAGCCTTTACCGACGCTCACGAGCCGCGCGCGGGTAAGTTCGAGTTGGCTTCAGGCGGCACCCTCTTTCTGGATGAAATTGGTGACTTGAGTCTTAGCGGACAAGCAAAGTTGTTGCGAGTGTTGGAGGAAAAGGTCGTTGTGCGTGTGGGGGGCTCAATTCCTATTCCAACCGATACGCGTGTGGTGGCTGCCACAAATCAAAACTTGGGAGAGATGGTTCGCGATCGCCGATTTCGAGAAGATTTGTTTTTCCGACTTAACGTTGTCACGGTTCAAATGCCGCCGCTGCGAGAACGGGTCGATGACATTGTGTTGCTGGCCGACTTTTTTCTGCAAGATTTTTGCGTGCGAGCCGGACGTCAACCGCCTGTTCTGACGGATGCCGCAATCAAACGACTTCGACAACATGCTTGGCCGGGAAACGTGCGAGAACTTCGCAACTTGATGGAACGTTTGGCCTTCTTGACACAAGGAGATCGGATTGATGTCGAGGATTTGGCTTTCATTATCTCACCCGGACGAACAGGCGAGATAGCTCCCATTTCGCTTGAGCTTTCACTTGCTGATGCAACCAAGCAATTTCAAGCTGACTATATTAGCAAGCATATTGAATCGACCGGTGGAAACATGAGTGACGCCGCTCGGCGGCTTGGTTTGCATCGATCTAATCTCTACCGCAAGATGCGACAACTTGATATGTCGACGGACGAGGATGACGAATCGTAA
- a CDS encoding GNAT family N-acetyltransferase, translating into MQFELRFNNQLSVLPSVSAFVGTTLRQTELAEAEVKQLEDLVLRVVNYAIEHAYLEGEEGEISLAITHDSGKLEMTVRDYGLPQDIEVLEEQLHEAHGKLSEILAVQTPGVVDEKHWIGFGSQGKALQFVKWLHDSAVDEDSHAAELSKVSDDAPLAPEQEYDVRRMQADEALQVSQLIYRTYGGTYFNEDVYYPDRIAALNSKNRVLSMVAAGEDGQLAGHCALELNQAGPVAEVGQAAVDPRHRGRGLLNRMKAALQEEARSLGLVGWYADSVTVHTYTQQSNAHHGGHVCGLALAVSPKNESFRGIAQELKQRVSCVVYFHGLIEPELRTVCVPERHQEMVAAIYGNLGYPVEFKQGSEVTEKHGTFSVKLNPRAQMAMIRVGEFGEDSLPTIRRSVRDLVERSHVEVVVVEMPVDSPMTASIWQALEGEGLGFTGIGPHFASNGDVVTLTYLVEPVEREPIKTFEPFADTLVNYALAEQQRARATL; encoded by the coding sequence ATGCAATTCGAATTACGTTTCAACAATCAACTTTCTGTACTTCCGAGTGTTTCTGCTTTTGTTGGCACGACGCTTCGGCAAACGGAACTCGCCGAGGCTGAGGTCAAGCAGCTTGAGGATCTTGTGCTGCGCGTCGTCAATTATGCCATCGAGCATGCCTACCTCGAAGGAGAAGAGGGGGAGATTTCTCTGGCGATTACTCATGATTCGGGCAAACTTGAGATGACGGTTCGCGACTATGGTTTGCCACAGGACATCGAGGTCTTGGAGGAGCAGTTGCATGAGGCGCATGGGAAACTGTCGGAAATTCTTGCTGTGCAAACGCCCGGGGTTGTGGATGAGAAGCATTGGATTGGTTTTGGATCGCAGGGGAAGGCATTGCAGTTTGTGAAATGGCTGCACGATTCGGCAGTTGACGAGGATTCGCATGCTGCCGAGCTCTCCAAAGTGTCCGATGACGCACCGCTTGCACCGGAACAGGAATATGATGTGCGGAGAATGCAAGCGGACGAAGCGTTGCAAGTTTCACAGCTCATCTACCGCACCTATGGCGGTACCTACTTCAATGAAGACGTTTACTATCCCGATCGAATTGCGGCGCTTAATTCGAAGAATCGTGTGCTGTCGATGGTCGCAGCGGGTGAGGATGGACAATTAGCAGGGCATTGTGCACTCGAGCTGAATCAAGCGGGACCGGTTGCTGAAGTGGGGCAGGCGGCAGTGGATCCTCGCCATCGAGGTCGCGGCTTATTGAATCGAATGAAAGCAGCGTTACAGGAAGAGGCGCGAAGCTTGGGATTGGTAGGCTGGTATGCCGATTCGGTGACGGTACATACTTACACGCAGCAATCGAATGCACATCATGGAGGCCATGTGTGTGGATTGGCCTTGGCGGTGTCACCTAAGAATGAGTCATTTCGCGGCATTGCTCAAGAATTGAAGCAACGGGTGAGCTGTGTGGTTTATTTTCATGGATTGATCGAGCCCGAATTACGGACGGTCTGCGTACCGGAAAGACACCAGGAAATGGTGGCTGCCATCTACGGAAATTTGGGCTACCCCGTGGAGTTCAAGCAGGGATCGGAAGTGACGGAAAAGCACGGTACGTTTTCCGTGAAGTTGAATCCGCGGGCGCAGATGGCGATGATTCGGGTTGGCGAGTTTGGTGAGGATAGCCTCCCTACCATCCGTCGTTCTGTGCGTGATCTCGTCGAGCGATCTCATGTCGAAGTTGTGGTGGTGGAGATGCCTGTGGACAGTCCGATGACGGCCTCCATCTGGCAGGCCTTAGAAGGAGAGGGCTTGGGATTCACGGGAATCGGTCCGCACTTTGCCTCGAACGGCGACGTGGTGACATTGACCTATTTGGTTGAGCCGGTAGAGCGAGAGCCGATCAAAACGTTTGAGCCATTCGCTGACACGCTTGTCAATTACGCCTTGGCAGAGCAACAGCGTGCTCGAGCAACGCTTTAG
- a CDS encoding enoyl-ACP reductase, whose protein sequence is MGLFDGKKGLILGVANDHSIAWAIAQQIMEQGGECGFTHLPDRPDDERKRNQRRVKLLTDKNEQAKFLVPLDVQNDENIREVMGVAAEHFGKIDFLLHSIAFADRDDLNRDTVETSREGFKMAMDISAYSLIAVCNAAREIMSDNGAIAAMTYFGGEKAVPGYNVMGICKAALDASVRYLAFDLGPRNIRVNALSAGPVRTLAGRAAGVDEMLSLYSHMAPLGRNITHEEVGKAGCYLLSSMSGGITGEILHVDGGYNIMGSPGRLLDQLQEN, encoded by the coding sequence ATGGGATTGTTCGACGGCAAAAAAGGCTTGATTCTGGGTGTGGCCAATGACCACTCAATCGCCTGGGCAATCGCTCAACAAATTATGGAACAAGGCGGTGAGTGTGGATTTACCCACCTGCCCGATCGACCTGACGACGAACGCAAACGTAATCAAAGACGAGTCAAACTGCTGACAGACAAAAACGAGCAAGCAAAATTCCTGGTGCCGCTCGACGTTCAAAATGATGAAAACATCCGTGAAGTCATGGGAGTTGCCGCCGAACACTTTGGAAAAATCGACTTTTTATTGCACTCCATTGCGTTTGCCGATCGTGACGACTTGAATCGAGATACGGTCGAAACAAGCCGTGAGGGCTTCAAGATGGCGATGGACATCAGCGCCTACAGCCTGATTGCCGTCTGCAATGCTGCACGGGAAATCATGAGTGATAACGGAGCCATCGCGGCAATGACCTACTTCGGTGGTGAGAAAGCCGTACCGGGATACAACGTAATGGGAATCTGCAAAGCCGCGCTCGACGCCAGCGTTCGCTACCTGGCTTTCGATCTGGGGCCTCGAAACATTCGCGTCAATGCATTGAGCGCCGGCCCCGTTCGCACACTGGCCGGTCGTGCGGCTGGCGTCGACGAGATGCTTTCTCTCTACTCTCATATGGCGCCTCTGGGCCGGAACATCACCCACGAGGAAGTTGGAAAAGCCGGCTGCTACCTGCTGTCCTCCATGTCCGGCGGCATCACGGGCGAAATCCTACACGTCGACGGCGGATACAATATCATGGGATCCCCCGGCCGGTTACTCGATCAACTGCAAGAAAACTAA
- a CDS encoding HEAT repeat domain-containing protein translates to MSESLGSSQNKPGIVGKIVGTAVAGGAGVAITVVLSIGSAVLVHLGWISPESVGQVGMKSSTSSLVEVVKDPDRPPRMRIKAISILRSRGPEAIPALTEALKDENKGVRSAAMNGLRRMGPAATPALTEALNNLDWEIRHQAVVFLIRSDAEDAIPALTEALKDENKAVRLAAMNGLSRIGAEATPAMTEALNNPSWEIRRQAAVSLTGLKAKAAIPALIEALKDKNKKVRMAAAVSLGSMGPEAESAIPILIGDMKHRDQDVRRTVMGALSKIGPAAIPALTVSLNDEDNDVRVAAIHCLGSMGSEAKAAIPAIIEAMKDEHWVVRHDAAGVLKLLRPVATAAIPSLTESLNDANTDVRVAVIDCLGSMGPEAKAAIPTLIESLNDANTDVRVAVINSLGSMGPEAKAAIPALTASLNDDDIDVRVAVIDCLDSMGPEAKAAIPDLTEALNDENIDVRLAVINCLSGLMGPQAIPALTKALKDDDLAVREAAVSCLGWMGPEAKTAIPALTEALKDDDQLFRSMVMESLKRISP, encoded by the coding sequence ATGTCTGAATCGCTTGGCTCATCGCAGAATAAACCCGGTATCGTTGGCAAAATCGTTGGCACAGCTGTGGCCGGGGGGGCCGGAGTTGCAATCACCGTGGTGCTCTCGATCGGAAGCGCAGTTTTGGTTCATCTTGGCTGGATCAGTCCTGAATCCGTCGGCCAGGTTGGAATGAAGTCGTCGACATCGTCACTAGTCGAAGTGGTGAAAGATCCGGACCGACCCCCACGGATGCGGATCAAGGCCATCAGCATTCTGCGATCCAGGGGGCCCGAGGCGATACCGGCTCTAACCGAAGCCTTAAAGGACGAGAACAAAGGTGTGCGCTCGGCAGCCATGAATGGCTTGCGCCGGATGGGCCCGGCGGCAACTCCGGCATTGACCGAAGCCTTGAATAATCTGGATTGGGAGATCCGCCATCAGGCAGTCGTTTTCTTGATAAGGTCAGATGCCGAGGATGCAATACCGGCACTAACAGAAGCCTTGAAAGATGAGAACAAGGCTGTTCGCTTGGCGGCCATGAATGGCCTAAGCAGGATCGGCGCGGAGGCAACGCCGGCCATGACCGAAGCATTGAACAATCCGAGTTGGGAAATCCGCCGCCAGGCAGCCGTTTCCTTGACGGGTCTGAAAGCCAAGGCTGCAATACCGGCTCTCATCGAAGCATTGAAGGATAAGAACAAGAAAGTCCGTATGGCGGCCGCGGTATCCCTTGGGAGTATGGGGCCGGAGGCCGAGAGTGCGATACCGATTCTGATCGGAGACATGAAGCACCGGGATCAGGATGTCCGCAGAACAGTAATGGGAGCCCTTTCGAAAATAGGGCCGGCGGCGATACCGGCGCTGACAGTGTCATTGAACGACGAGGATAATGACGTCCGTGTGGCGGCCATCCATTGCCTGGGCAGCATGGGATCGGAGGCGAAAGCTGCAATACCGGCGATAATAGAAGCAATGAAGGATGAGCATTGGGTTGTGCGCCATGATGCGGCCGGCGTTCTGAAACTGCTGCGGCCGGTGGCCACGGCTGCGATACCGTCGCTAACGGAATCATTGAACGATGCGAACACGGACGTTCGCGTGGCGGTCATCGATTGTCTGGGCAGCATGGGACCGGAGGCCAAGGCTGCGATACCGACACTGATAGAATCATTGAACGATGCAAACACGGACGTCCGCGTGGCGGTCATCAATTCCCTCGGCAGCATGGGGCCGGAGGCGAAAGCTGCGATACCGGCGCTGACAGCGTCATTGAACGATGACGATATTGACGTTCGCGTGGCGGTCATCGATTGCCTCGACAGCATGGGGCCGGAGGCTAAGGCTGCGATACCGGACTTGACCGAAGCATTGAACGATGAGAATATTGACGTCCGCTTGGCGGTCATCAATTGCCTGAGTGGGTTAATGGGCCCACAGGCGATACCGGCGCTGACTAAAGCACTGAAGGATGACGATTTAGCTGTTCGGGAGGCAGCCGTCAGTTGCCTAGGGTGGATGGGTCCGGAGGCGAAAACCGCAATACCGGCGCTGACCGAAGCATTGAAGGACGACGATCAGCTTTTCCGCAGCATGGTCATGGAATCCCTCAAGAGGATTTCCCCTTGA
- a CDS encoding ethanolamine ammonia-lyase reactivating factor EutA has product MALYPPPTTCSNDNQVFLLGLDFGTTTSSAIVARANVSSHGVTGRMHFGNPQIIFRSDPVFTPFVQDRIDEQQLQAQLDAWLDASGILAKQVFAGACMITGLAAKTTNANQLARLIQRQIGESLTATAGDPSLESWLAFMGNCSTLSRHHSDLTIINLDIGGGTTNPAIGINGEVLGTASYFIGARHFEFIPGTYRLRQVSQHGGQLLRHLGFDVSLGEQLDEQQVNRILDFYVTGLEAIATGCQESLNSPDGRLVEQVPWNLPPVSEDCAVTFSGGVGELIYRHRAGESLPETTHFGDLGIDLAKRIVASSRLSRNLSSLIPENLGRATVFGLTLHSTELSGTTLYLPDPTTLPLRDLPVIACLRMDATADDINRVLSLAVKNAQGACIQLVNNDLRSPKLAENGLSRLKQMGERLAKGMLKQDFQPAQPLVILTPDNQGHAIGNYATQWRKLPINLIVIDEVPTRDAQFVNIGRARQNVIPISFYGLR; this is encoded by the coding sequence ATGGCCCTCTATCCGCCCCCCACGACTTGCAGCAACGACAACCAAGTCTTCCTGCTCGGTCTCGACTTTGGGACGACCACCAGCAGTGCCATTGTTGCGCGTGCCAATGTATCCAGTCACGGCGTGACGGGACGGATGCATTTTGGAAACCCGCAGATTATCTTTCGGTCGGACCCCGTGTTCACGCCGTTCGTCCAGGATCGCATTGATGAACAGCAGCTCCAAGCACAGCTCGATGCTTGGCTAGACGCGAGTGGCATTCTGGCAAAACAGGTGTTCGCCGGCGCCTGCATGATCACCGGTTTGGCGGCAAAAACAACGAATGCGAACCAACTCGCCCGCCTAATTCAAAGACAGATCGGCGAGTCGTTGACCGCGACGGCCGGTGATCCGTCTCTCGAATCCTGGCTAGCCTTTATGGGCAACTGCTCGACGCTCAGCCGTCACCATTCCGACCTGACGATCATTAATCTGGATATTGGCGGGGGCACCACGAATCCGGCCATTGGCATCAATGGCGAGGTACTCGGCACGGCAAGCTACTTTATCGGCGCACGCCACTTCGAATTCATTCCAGGCACGTATCGGCTACGTCAGGTATCCCAGCACGGCGGGCAACTTCTTCGCCATCTTGGATTCGATGTTTCTCTTGGAGAACAGCTTGATGAGCAGCAAGTGAATCGAATTCTCGACTTCTACGTCACCGGCTTAGAAGCGATTGCCACCGGTTGCCAGGAATCCCTAAACTCTCCGGACGGTCGTCTAGTCGAACAAGTCCCATGGAATTTGCCCCCTGTCAGCGAGGATTGTGCCGTCACTTTTTCCGGTGGAGTCGGTGAGTTGATTTACCGGCACCGTGCGGGTGAATCGCTGCCGGAAACAACTCACTTCGGCGATCTAGGAATCGATCTCGCGAAACGAATCGTTGCTTCCTCGCGATTGTCTCGCAACCTTTCGTCACTCATCCCAGAGAATCTCGGACGGGCCACCGTATTTGGCTTAACGCTGCACAGCACCGAGTTGTCCGGCACAACTCTCTATCTGCCTGATCCAACGACACTTCCGTTGCGAGACCTTCCCGTGATCGCCTGCCTACGTATGGATGCTACGGCGGACGATATCAACCGTGTTTTGTCACTGGCAGTGAAAAACGCCCAAGGCGCCTGCATTCAGTTAGTCAATAATGATTTAAGATCACCAAAGCTTGCAGAAAACGGCTTGTCCAGGCTAAAACAAATGGGTGAACGGCTGGCAAAGGGCATGCTGAAACAAGATTTCCAACCCGCGCAGCCGCTCGTCATTCTGACACCCGACAATCAGGGACATGCAATCGGAAATTATGCCACCCAATGGCGAAAGTTACCGATCAACCTCATCGTGATCGACGAGGTCCCCACACGGGACGCCCAATTCGTCAACATTGGCCGAGCCCGACAAAACGTGATCCCAATCAGCTTTTATGGTCTGCGTTGA
- the eutB gene encoding ethanolamine ammonia-lyase subunit EutB yields the protein MTQRSNLQEIHVPVPATDEIYTIVLLDRDYTFHGLKQLLGAADVSKAGDRSTGLCAENEIARQAARSILSSLTLQHLYDRPLVDDEGRTDSIMRVNYDLNLKTFQDIASKSLGQLKDHLLNSSPEEIKRVGRGLTGVMVAAIVKLLDVHEMIYLSKQIRQPTKARTQIGLSGTLSSRLQPNHPTDDLNGITLLTYVGLSMGSGDCLLGLNPSVDTVDNIDALLRHLDKLRRDTEAPTQICVLSHLKTQLACLERGAPVEIIFQSLAGTDRTLVEEFDVTVELLDQAREAMAQQGPLRDRAEQFMYFETGQGSEFSYGKHNGIDMTTCEALCYGLARRYDPFMVNNVTGFIGPETHLDNFEMMISNLQDHCMGKLLGLPMGMAPCYTLHSRITNEGQQMATQLLTAAGSNYFMDVYLGTDRMLAYFDTSGHDDQTLREVHDLQPTDEFLQWGLRKGVFKQDHQGKVTRGTNWGNPRIFCDSDAEFQRLRESVSATYGFDNAGPRPANQVSLEARANQAVAREATYAELRTDILNGCAYRVFATAAPNKVAHLNDPSLGARLEDTLRSKLTPEDKDVQIVVSDGLSAEAIHANLPDLLEVVLDGLRAHQLSLGEPIIAPYGRVKLAESIGNALEPQLVINLIGERPGGDALASRSMSAYLAYRLADAKIQKEAAEYSGNSEIQYEFTLISNIYSAGLPPIEAGSLIVEKAIEILQHQAAGNRLENRLQR from the coding sequence ATGACGCAACGAAGCAACCTGCAGGAGATTCACGTACCGGTCCCGGCTACGGATGAGATTTACACCATCGTCCTGCTCGACCGCGATTACACTTTTCATGGTCTCAAACAGTTGCTGGGGGCCGCTGACGTTAGTAAAGCAGGAGATCGTTCAACAGGCCTCTGTGCTGAGAATGAGATCGCTCGCCAAGCCGCTCGCTCAATCCTCTCGTCGCTAACCCTGCAACACCTCTACGATCGACCGCTTGTTGACGACGAAGGTCGAACCGACTCGATCATGCGAGTCAATTACGATCTTAATTTGAAGACGTTTCAAGATATTGCCTCCAAGTCGCTGGGCCAATTGAAAGATCATTTATTAAACAGCTCGCCTGAAGAAATCAAACGTGTCGGTCGCGGCCTGACGGGAGTGATGGTCGCCGCCATCGTCAAGCTGCTAGATGTTCATGAAATGATCTATCTCAGCAAACAGATCAGACAACCGACGAAGGCTCGAACTCAAATTGGTCTGTCGGGCACTTTATCATCCCGTCTCCAGCCCAATCATCCTACCGACGATCTGAATGGCATCACGCTGCTGACGTATGTTGGTCTGAGCATGGGATCAGGCGACTGCCTACTGGGCCTGAATCCGTCCGTTGACACGGTAGACAACATCGACGCGCTATTGCGGCATCTCGACAAACTGCGTCGCGATACGGAAGCACCTACTCAAATTTGTGTCTTGTCGCATTTGAAGACACAGCTTGCCTGCTTGGAGCGAGGCGCACCGGTGGAAATCATTTTCCAAAGCTTAGCGGGTACCGATCGAACGCTGGTAGAGGAATTCGACGTCACGGTGGAATTGCTCGATCAAGCCCGAGAGGCCATGGCTCAACAGGGACCGCTACGAGATAGGGCCGAACAATTCATGTATTTCGAGACGGGCCAAGGATCCGAGTTTTCTTATGGCAAACACAACGGCATTGACATGACAACCTGTGAAGCGTTGTGTTACGGGCTCGCCCGTAGATACGACCCTTTCATGGTCAACAACGTCACCGGTTTCATCGGACCAGAAACCCATCTGGATAATTTCGAGATGATGATCTCAAACCTGCAAGATCATTGCATGGGAAAACTACTCGGCCTACCGATGGGGATGGCACCTTGCTACACGCTGCATTCTCGCATCACCAACGAGGGCCAGCAAATGGCAACTCAACTTCTAACGGCAGCAGGCTCCAACTATTTTATGGATGTTTATCTGGGCACCGACCGAATGCTGGCCTATTTTGACACGAGCGGTCACGATGACCAAACATTGCGCGAAGTGCACGATCTCCAACCGACCGACGAATTTCTGCAATGGGGTCTTCGCAAGGGCGTGTTCAAACAAGATCATCAAGGCAAGGTGACGCGGGGTACCAACTGGGGCAATCCCCGCATCTTCTGCGACTCGGATGCAGAGTTCCAACGGTTGCGAGAATCCGTCTCGGCGACCTATGGATTCGACAATGCGGGCCCCCGTCCGGCAAATCAGGTATCGCTTGAAGCACGAGCCAATCAGGCAGTTGCCCGTGAGGCCACCTACGCCGAGCTTCGAACCGACATCCTGAATGGCTGCGCCTATCGAGTCTTCGCAACAGCGGCCCCAAACAAGGTCGCACACCTGAACGACCCGTCACTTGGCGCACGACTCGAAGATACTTTGCGATCCAAGCTCACCCCAGAAGACAAAGATGTTCAGATAGTCGTCTCCGACGGTCTCAGCGCAGAGGCCATCCACGCCAATCTCCCTGATTTATTGGAAGTCGTTTTGGACGGATTACGTGCCCATCAGCTGAGTTTGGGTGAGCCGATCATTGCACCTTATGGTCGAGTGAAGCTTGCTGAATCGATCGGCAACGCATTGGAGCCACAGTTGGTGATTAACCTCATCGGAGAAAGGCCTGGCGGCGATGCCTTGGCGTCTCGCAGTATGTCGGCCTACCTGGCCTATCGACTTGCCGATGCCAAGATTCAAAAAGAGGCGGCTGAATACAGTGGAAATAGTGAGATTCAATATGAATTCACGCTCATCTCCAACATCTATTCGGCGGGACTTCCACCCATCGAGGCCGGCTCGCTCATCGTTGAAAAAGCGATTGAGATTCTGCAACACCAGGCAGCCGGCAATCGCTTAGAAAATCGTCTGCAACGTTAA